The Dyella caseinilytica genome has a window encoding:
- the kynU gene encoding kynureninase yields MSAPYEATTAWAQARDAADPLRTFRDEFLIPPHEGGESHYFCGNSLGLQPRAVREAVNAELSYWGELGVEGHFKGRLPWMDYHEFVRDHLAEVVGAQPEEVVAMNTLGVNLHLMMVSFYRPTPDRHAILIEAGAFPTDRYAVESQIRYHGFSPKLSLIELEGDEPNGTLSMGAIERALAEHGSRIALVMLPGVQYRNGQTFDLKAITTLAHKHGCVVGFDLAHAVGNLPLQLHDSGADFAIWCSYKYLNSGPGAVGGAFVHARHAHATLPRFAGWWGHDKHTRFQMGPEFVPTAGADGWQLSNPPILALVPLRISLEIFHRAGMQRLREKSLQLTGYLEWLVQTQLADVLDIITPKEAERRGSQLSIRVLGGREQGRALFEYLMEHGIIGDWREPDVIRISPAPLYNRFADCLAFAEAVRAWKKLT; encoded by the coding sequence ATGTCCGCACCGTATGAAGCCACTACCGCCTGGGCCCAGGCTCGCGATGCCGCCGATCCGCTGCGCACGTTTCGCGACGAATTTCTGATCCCGCCGCATGAAGGCGGCGAAAGCCACTACTTCTGCGGCAACTCCCTGGGCCTGCAGCCGCGCGCCGTGCGCGAAGCGGTCAACGCAGAACTCAGCTACTGGGGTGAACTAGGCGTAGAAGGCCATTTCAAAGGCCGTTTGCCGTGGATGGATTACCACGAATTCGTGCGCGATCATCTGGCTGAAGTCGTCGGCGCTCAGCCTGAAGAAGTCGTCGCGATGAACACGCTGGGCGTCAATCTGCACCTGATGATGGTGAGCTTCTACCGCCCTACGCCCGATCGTCATGCGATCCTGATCGAAGCGGGTGCCTTTCCGACCGATCGCTATGCGGTGGAATCGCAGATCCGTTATCACGGCTTCAGCCCGAAGCTGTCGCTGATCGAGCTGGAAGGCGATGAGCCGAACGGCACCCTTTCCATGGGCGCCATCGAACGCGCGCTGGCTGAGCATGGCTCGCGCATCGCACTGGTGATGCTGCCTGGGGTGCAATACCGCAACGGCCAGACGTTCGATCTGAAAGCGATCACCACGCTTGCACATAAACACGGCTGCGTCGTGGGCTTCGATCTCGCCCACGCTGTTGGCAATCTTCCACTGCAGTTGCATGACAGCGGTGCCGACTTTGCCATCTGGTGCAGTTACAAATACCTGAACTCGGGTCCTGGCGCCGTTGGCGGTGCTTTCGTACACGCTCGGCATGCTCATGCCACCCTACCCCGCTTCGCTGGTTGGTGGGGGCATGACAAGCACACACGATTCCAGATGGGACCCGAATTCGTGCCCACGGCCGGAGCGGATGGCTGGCAGCTTTCCAACCCACCCATTCTCGCGCTGGTGCCGTTGCGTATCTCGCTGGAGATTTTCCATCGCGCAGGCATGCAACGCCTGCGCGAAAAATCGCTGCAACTTACCGGCTATCTGGAATGGCTGGTGCAAACTCAGCTGGCTGATGTGCTGGATATCATCACACCCAAAGAAGCCGAACGCCGCGGTTCACAGCTCTCCATTCGCGTGCTTGGTGGTCGCGAGCAAGGGCGTGCGCTGTTCGAATACCTGATGGAGCATGGCATCATCGGCGACTGGCGTGAGCCGGATGTGATCCGCATTTCGCCGGCCCCGCTCTACAACCGTTTTGCCGATTGCCTGGCATTTGCGGAAGCAGTACGCGCCTGGAAAAAACTGACTTGA
- a CDS encoding amidohydrolase family protein, with product MLKIDTHAHILPRDWPNLAAKFGNDAFPVMNHTDGRHRIYKDGKFFREVWESSFDPQHRIADYARFGVSVQVISTVPVLFSYWAPGYQALELHRHLNDHMGEICRDYPRHYAGIGTVPLQSPELAIRELERCIDELGLCGVQIGSHCNEWNLDAPELFPFFEAAADLGAAIMVHPWDMMGAATMPKYWMPWLVGMPAEQSRAACCLAFGGVLERLPKLRVMLAHGGGSFPWTIGRIEHGFRMRPDLVATDNPRNPREYLKRLYFDSCVHDPQALRYLLDVTGVDRVMLGTDYPFPLGEQEPGSGIESLKLDDPTRARLFHGTALEWLGLPQQRFLSNNVQEHA from the coding sequence ATGCTGAAAATCGATACCCACGCCCATATTCTCCCGCGCGACTGGCCCAACCTCGCTGCCAAGTTCGGCAACGACGCCTTTCCGGTGATGAACCATACCGACGGCCGGCATCGCATCTACAAGGACGGCAAGTTCTTCCGCGAGGTGTGGGAATCCTCGTTCGACCCGCAGCATCGCATCGCCGACTACGCCCGCTTCGGTGTGAGCGTGCAGGTCATTTCCACCGTGCCAGTGCTGTTCTCGTACTGGGCTCCAGGCTATCAAGCGCTGGAGTTGCACCGGCACCTCAATGATCACATGGGCGAGATCTGCCGCGATTACCCAAGGCACTACGCAGGTATCGGCACCGTACCGCTGCAATCGCCAGAGCTGGCTATCCGTGAGCTGGAACGCTGTATCGACGAACTGGGTCTGTGCGGCGTGCAGATCGGCTCGCACTGCAACGAGTGGAATCTGGATGCACCGGAACTGTTCCCGTTCTTCGAAGCCGCCGCCGACCTGGGCGCGGCCATCATGGTGCATCCCTGGGACATGATGGGCGCCGCCACCATGCCCAAGTATTGGATGCCGTGGCTGGTGGGTATGCCTGCCGAGCAATCGCGCGCAGCATGTTGCCTGGCCTTCGGTGGTGTGCTGGAACGCCTGCCCAAGCTGCGGGTGATGCTGGCCCACGGTGGCGGCAGCTTCCCGTGGACGATCGGTCGCATCGAGCACGGCTTCCGCATGCGGCCGGATCTGGTCGCCACCGACAACCCCCGCAATCCGCGCGAATACCTCAAGCGCCTGTACTTCGATTCCTGCGTGCACGATCCACAGGCCCTGCGCTATTTACTGGATGTGACCGGCGTCGACCGCGTGATGCTCGGTACCGACTATCCTTTCCCGCTGGGGGAGCAGGAACCGGGTAGCGGCATCGAGTCGCTGAAACTGGACGACCCGACCCGCGCCCGCCTGTTTCACGGCACGGCGCTGGAGTGGCTGGGGCTGCCGCAACAACGCTTCCTTTCCAATAATGTTCAGGAGCACGCATGA
- a CDS encoding FUSC family protein, which translates to MSTRAYSLRTSVLQSLTATKRPDVPLWVVVRNTAAVVLPLAIGMLTGHQEAGLAIAAGALDTMFSDQPGPYRQRLWQLFLASLAAGLASLCGFLIGGDLLPITLAMAAFGFFGGLLVVFGTDIARVGMTSMILLVVTAATPATVHEAFTGAALIFAGGLLLALFSVAAWPLQRYRPERYALAAVYRGLASLAGEHVQDAEDVPALTDAMTTLQQTLLGRHHARGRAMEAFAVLLELAERIRLELVAMSDLHGAENILTMFRNDAARVLVAVAEALEAGESPEQASRTLQTLQASERALLDNNTRDDSIAAHIHALSGQLAAAVRNANWAGSRGEIRAADAEMRLPRALRGNSALGTLRANLTTHSVAFRHAMRCAVCLSIALLVSRLWHLPHGYWLPMTAAIVLRPDFAATFNFGLLRVVGTILGLVLTTALLHITPHDAWTHLALMAVLCMAFRYLATAHYGIAVAALTGTVVIFLSFEGVHSGTAVVDRVLNTVLGSGMALLAYIVWPTWERGRARAALSDMLEAYANYLRALGRPERRDAHREARTAARTIRTNAQASLDRMQAEPATPLALLELANALFLNGNRLARTAMTLEALLHDCDNLPEQVEVTHFIERAASHLDALAIALRDNQPPPVAPELRQLQRSLSSLLAMADDKPRAEQLVRISDRLVDNVNTLAYVVGRGPQETAAAQGIKRVHP; encoded by the coding sequence ATGTCAACCCGAGCCTACTCGCTACGCACCAGCGTGTTGCAAAGCCTGACTGCGACCAAGCGTCCGGATGTGCCGCTGTGGGTGGTCGTGCGCAATACGGCCGCGGTCGTGCTGCCACTGGCGATCGGCATGCTCACCGGCCATCAGGAAGCCGGTCTGGCGATTGCTGCCGGCGCGCTGGACACTATGTTCTCCGATCAGCCCGGCCCGTATCGCCAACGGCTATGGCAGCTGTTTCTGGCATCACTGGCGGCAGGGTTGGCGTCTCTGTGCGGTTTTCTGATCGGCGGCGACCTCTTGCCGATCACGCTGGCGATGGCAGCGTTCGGCTTCTTTGGCGGCTTGCTGGTGGTATTCGGTACCGATATCGCACGCGTCGGCATGACCAGCATGATTCTGCTGGTCGTCACCGCCGCAACGCCCGCCACCGTGCATGAGGCGTTCACCGGCGCGGCGTTGATTTTCGCCGGCGGTTTGCTGCTGGCGTTGTTCTCGGTAGCTGCATGGCCGTTGCAACGATATCGTCCGGAGCGCTACGCGCTGGCCGCTGTCTATCGTGGCCTGGCATCACTGGCGGGAGAGCACGTGCAGGATGCTGAGGACGTTCCCGCCCTGACCGACGCGATGACGACGCTGCAGCAAACCTTGCTCGGCCGTCATCACGCGCGCGGCCGTGCGATGGAGGCCTTCGCGGTGCTGCTGGAACTGGCCGAGCGCATCCGCCTTGAACTGGTCGCCATGAGCGATCTGCATGGCGCCGAAAACATCCTTACCATGTTCCGCAACGATGCCGCGCGCGTGCTGGTCGCCGTCGCCGAGGCGCTCGAAGCAGGTGAATCACCGGAACAAGCCTCGCGCACGCTGCAGACCTTGCAAGCCAGCGAACGCGCCTTGCTCGATAACAATACGCGTGACGACAGCATCGCGGCGCATATCCACGCGCTTTCGGGCCAGTTGGCCGCGGCAGTGCGCAATGCGAACTGGGCTGGCTCGCGCGGCGAAATCCGCGCTGCTGACGCGGAAATGCGGCTGCCTCGGGCGCTGCGCGGCAACTCGGCACTCGGTACCTTGCGCGCCAATCTCACCACGCATTCGGTGGCCTTCCGTCATGCGATGCGTTGTGCGGTCTGCTTGAGCATAGCCTTGCTGGTCTCGCGCCTTTGGCACCTGCCGCACGGCTACTGGCTACCGATGACCGCTGCCATTGTGCTGCGTCCGGATTTCGCCGCCACCTTCAATTTCGGCTTGCTGCGTGTTGTCGGCACCATTCTTGGCCTGGTGCTGACCACAGCGCTACTGCATATCACGCCGCATGACGCCTGGACGCATCTGGCCCTGATGGCGGTGCTGTGCATGGCGTTCCGCTATCTCGCCACCGCGCATTACGGCATTGCGGTAGCGGCGCTGACCGGCACGGTGGTGATCTTTCTTTCGTTTGAAGGCGTCCATTCCGGCACGGCTGTAGTGGATCGCGTATTGAATACCGTGCTGGGCAGCGGCATGGCCTTGCTGGCTTACATCGTATGGCCAACCTGGGAACGTGGCCGTGCACGTGCCGCACTGTCGGACATGCTGGAAGCCTACGCCAACTACTTGCGTGCGCTGGGCCGTCCCGAACGGCGCGACGCGCACCGCGAAGCGCGCACTGCCGCCCGTACTATCCGCACCAACGCGCAAGCATCCCTGGACCGCATGCAGGCGGAACCGGCCACGCCTTTGGCACTGCTGGAACTGGCCAATGCCCTGTTCCTCAACGGCAATCGCCTGGCGCGCACCGCGATGACGCTGGAAGCCCTGCTGCATGATTGCGACAACCTGCCGGAACAGGTGGAAGTCACGCACTTCATCGAACGGGCTGCTTCACACCTGGACGCTCTGGCCATCGCCTTGCGCGACAATCAGCCGCCGCCGGTGGCGCCGGAATTGCGCCAATTGCAGCGCAGCCTGTCGTCCCTGCTGGCCATGGCCGATGACAAGCCGCGCGCCGAGCAACTGGTTCGCATCAGCGATCGGCTGGTCGACAACGTCAACACACTTGCGTATGTCGTGGGGCGTGGGCCGCAGGAAACGGCAGCCGCGCAGGGGATTAAGCGCGTACATCCCTGA
- the efpL gene encoding elongation factor P-like protein EfpL: MKASDVKKANVIEHEGTVYQVRDIERSSPTARGGNVTFRFTLYSIPGGRKFDLSLRADDDLKEVDLARRPANFSYMDGDAFVFMDNEDYTQYTLGPEVVGDNAGYIVEGVEGYYVQVIDDAPVGLQVPTSVTLTVVDTAPELKGASATKRTKPAKLNTGIEIQVPEYITNDEKVWVNTLTGEFAGRA; this comes from the coding sequence ATGAAAGCTTCCGACGTCAAGAAAGCCAACGTGATCGAGCACGAAGGCACCGTCTATCAGGTACGTGATATCGAGCGCAGCTCGCCGACCGCGCGTGGCGGCAATGTTACGTTCCGCTTTACGCTGTATTCGATTCCCGGCGGGCGCAAGTTCGACCTCAGCCTGCGTGCCGATGATGATCTCAAAGAAGTGGATCTGGCGCGTCGTCCGGCGAACTTTTCGTACATGGACGGCGACGCATTCGTGTTCATGGATAACGAAGATTACACGCAGTACACGCTCGGCCCGGAAGTCGTCGGTGACAATGCCGGGTACATCGTGGAAGGCGTGGAAGGTTATTACGTGCAGGTGATCGACGATGCGCCTGTCGGCCTGCAGGTTCCCACCAGCGTGACGCTGACCGTGGTCGACACGGCACCGGAACTGAAAGGTGCCAGCGCCACCAAGCGCACCAAGCCCGCCAAACTCAACACCGGCATCGAAATCCAGGTGCCTGAGTACATCACCAATGATGAAAAGGTGTGGGTGAATACGCTGACGGGTGAATTTGCCGGGCGCGCGTAA
- a CDS encoding SDR family NAD(P)-dependent oxidoreductase, which produces MQLNQVKAIITGGASGLGHAVAQHLTANGGQVALFDVNEDKGQEAAKALGSSARFFRTDVTSEEGVAANVAAAREAMGGLNVVVNCAGILGAGRVLGKDGPMALGTFATTVMVNLVGSFNVAKAGAALMQGNEAGEDGERGVIINTASVAAYEGQIGQAAYSASKGGVVGMTLPMARELSRFGIRVATIAPGIFWTPMVDGMPPQVQESLSASIPFPSRLGKPDEYASTVAFILGNRYINGETIRLDGAVRLQSK; this is translated from the coding sequence ATGCAGCTCAATCAAGTCAAGGCCATCATCACCGGCGGCGCCTCCGGCCTCGGCCATGCCGTTGCCCAGCACCTGACAGCGAACGGCGGCCAGGTCGCCCTGTTCGACGTGAACGAGGACAAGGGTCAGGAAGCAGCCAAGGCCTTGGGCAGCAGCGCGCGTTTCTTCCGTACCGATGTGACTTCCGAAGAAGGCGTGGCTGCCAACGTGGCCGCCGCCCGTGAAGCCATGGGTGGCCTGAACGTGGTGGTGAATTGCGCGGGCATCCTGGGTGCCGGCCGCGTGCTGGGCAAAGATGGTCCGATGGCCCTGGGCACCTTCGCCACCACCGTGATGGTGAACCTGGTCGGCAGCTTCAACGTCGCCAAGGCCGGCGCGGCCCTGATGCAGGGCAACGAAGCCGGTGAGGACGGCGAGCGCGGCGTGATCATCAACACCGCCAGCGTGGCCGCCTACGAAGGGCAGATCGGCCAGGCCGCCTATTCCGCCTCCAAGGGCGGCGTGGTGGGCATGACCCTGCCGATGGCGCGCGAGCTGTCGCGCTTCGGCATTCGCGTCGCCACCATCGCGCCGGGCATCTTCTGGACGCCGATGGTCGACGGTATGCCGCCGCAGGTGCAGGAATCCCTGTCCGCCTCGATCCCCTTCCCTTCGCGCCTGGGCAAGCCGGATGAATACGCCTCCACCGTGGCCTTCATCCTCGGTAACCGCTACATCAATGGCGAAACGATTCGCCTGGATGGCGCGGTGCGGCTGCAGTCCAAGTAA
- a CDS encoding RcnB family protein encodes MKKELGVMVFCGAMLVSSQFVMAQAYRPGPPPPPPPSRYRGMYDQGRHEGWYKRGGYVPAQYRRGTYVVSDWRRYRLQPPPRGYQYIRSDNGDFLLAAITTGAILSIIAASH; translated from the coding sequence ATGAAGAAAGAACTTGGAGTAATGGTCTTTTGCGGCGCGATGCTGGTGTCGTCGCAATTCGTCATGGCCCAGGCCTACCGTCCGGGACCGCCCCCGCCGCCTCCGCCGTCCCGCTACCGCGGCATGTACGATCAGGGTCGCCACGAAGGGTGGTACAAGCGCGGCGGTTACGTCCCGGCCCAATACCGCCGCGGCACCTACGTGGTTTCCGACTGGCGCCGCTACCGGCTGCAGCCGCCGCCGCGTGGTTATCAGTACATCCGCAGCGACAACGGTGATTTTCTGCTGGCGGCGATTACGACCGGTGCCATCTTGAGCATCATTGCAGCCAGCCATTGA
- a CDS encoding GNAT family N-acetyltransferase: protein MIRIARSEDADAIHAIYAPTIIDTAITFETELPGADAMRQRILTRLQHYPWLVWEENGQVLAYAYATRFRERAAYDWIAETSIYVHADARRRGIARHLYAVLLDVMRLQGINQAVGVITLPGEVSVALHEAMGFTPAGVWRKAGYKLERWWDVGVWQKELQPATNPPAAVHAFSSMVDSTALRELLAP, encoded by the coding sequence ATGATCCGCATCGCACGCTCTGAAGACGCCGACGCTATTCACGCCATTTACGCTCCCACCATCATCGACACGGCGATCACTTTCGAAACCGAACTGCCTGGCGCCGACGCCATGCGACAACGCATTCTCACCCGGCTCCAGCACTATCCATGGCTGGTCTGGGAAGAAAACGGACAGGTGCTTGCGTACGCGTATGCCACACGATTTCGCGAACGTGCCGCTTACGACTGGATTGCCGAAACGTCCATTTATGTGCATGCCGACGCCCGACGCCGCGGCATTGCGCGGCATCTTTATGCCGTGCTGCTGGATGTCATGCGCTTGCAAGGCATCAACCAGGCGGTTGGCGTGATTACGCTACCTGGCGAAGTGAGTGTGGCCTTGCACGAAGCGATGGGTTTCACGCCCGCTGGCGTGTGGCGTAAGGCCGGTTACAAATTGGAGCGATGGTGGGATGTGGGCGTGTGGCAGAAAGAGCTGCAACCCGCCACGAATCCACCTGCGGCGGTACATGCTTTTTCATCGATGGTTGATTCGACGGCATTGCGGGAATTGCTCGCGCCATGA
- a CDS encoding YdeI/OmpD-associated family protein has product MTSAKPHYDPRVDDYIKQAPDFARPILDHLRALVHAACPQVEEAIKWRCPHFSYRGSLICAMAAFKQHCSFHFRHYKEVVGTSADEGMGQFGKIVSVKDLPGKKELAAYVRKAMAVNETGTKQPRPKAARKPSPALPSDFAALLKQHAAARKHYEAFSPSAQREYVDWITEAKTDATRQKRMATAVEWLTEGKHRNWKYMK; this is encoded by the coding sequence ATGACATCGGCCAAACCCCATTACGATCCGCGCGTCGATGACTACATCAAGCAAGCGCCTGACTTCGCACGCCCTATCCTCGACCACCTCCGCGCACTTGTGCACGCCGCCTGCCCGCAGGTGGAAGAAGCCATCAAATGGCGCTGCCCTCACTTCAGCTACAGGGGTAGCCTGATATGTGCGATGGCAGCGTTCAAGCAACATTGCAGCTTTCACTTCCGCCATTACAAGGAAGTCGTGGGCACTTCGGCCGATGAAGGCATGGGTCAGTTTGGCAAGATTGTTTCGGTGAAGGATCTGCCGGGCAAAAAGGAGCTTGCCGCCTATGTCCGCAAGGCCATGGCGGTCAACGAAACGGGCACCAAGCAACCACGACCCAAAGCTGCACGCAAACCATCACCTGCATTGCCCTCCGATTTTGCGGCACTGCTGAAACAACACGCAGCGGCCCGCAAACATTACGAAGCTTTCAGCCCCAGTGCGCAACGCGAATACGTCGACTGGATCACCGAAGCCAAAACCGATGCCACCCGGCAGAAACGCATGGCTACTGCCGTGGAGTGGCTGACGGAAGGCAAACACCGCAATTGGAAATACATGAAATGA
- a CDS encoding GNAT family N-acetyltransferase produces the protein MPDFIIRPIEPRDNAAVASIIRTVMPEFGADGPGFAIHDAEVDDMHTSYSRPRSVYFVVERNGSVIGGGGVAPLEGGAANVCELRKMYFLPEARGIGAGNTMMARCLDAARGFGFKRCYLETLTGMDAAQTLYRRHGFTTMDAPMGGTGHFSCDRFYILEL, from the coding sequence ATGCCCGATTTCATCATTCGCCCCATCGAACCGCGCGACAACGCTGCAGTCGCTTCCATCATTCGCACCGTGATGCCGGAATTCGGCGCCGATGGCCCCGGCTTCGCCATTCACGATGCCGAAGTGGATGACATGCACACATCCTATTCCCGTCCACGCAGTGTCTATTTCGTGGTCGAGCGCAACGGCAGCGTGATCGGCGGCGGCGGTGTCGCACCACTTGAGGGTGGCGCCGCTAATGTGTGCGAGCTTCGCAAGATGTACTTTCTGCCTGAGGCACGCGGTATCGGTGCAGGCAATACCATGATGGCGCGTTGCCTGGATGCGGCGCGTGGCTTCGGCTTCAAGCGCTGTTATCTTGAAACCCTTACCGGCATGGATGCCGCGCAGACGCTGTATCGCAGGCACGGTTTTACGACGATGGATGCGCCGATGGGTGGCACCGGCCATTTCAGCTGCGATCGTTTTTATATTCTCGAACTATAG
- a CDS encoding hydroxymethylglutaryl-CoA lyase — protein sequence MNTSEVRIVEVGPRDGLQNEKTLLPPDVKIALIDRLSTTGLKTIEATSFVSPRWVPQLADAEEVFRKIRKVPGVGYPVLVPNEQGYRLARAAGATEVSVFTAASEAFNRANINATIAESLVRFQPVLEHAKSEGVKIRGYVSTALGCPYQGDVPVADVVRVAKSLYDMGCYEISLGDTIGVGTPMKARAMLHAVAQEVPMHALAVHFHDTYGQALANIMACLDEGVRVVDSAVSGTGGCPYAKGATGNVASEDVVYMLHGIGMQTGIDLDLLVATGAWLSAQLNKPTASRVTKARTAA from the coding sequence ATGAACACATCTGAAGTCCGCATCGTCGAAGTCGGCCCGCGCGACGGGTTGCAGAACGAGAAGACATTGCTGCCGCCCGATGTAAAAATCGCGCTGATCGACCGGCTGTCCACCACCGGGTTGAAAACCATCGAAGCCACCAGCTTCGTCAGTCCGCGCTGGGTACCGCAGTTGGCCGACGCAGAGGAAGTGTTTCGCAAGATCCGCAAGGTACCCGGCGTGGGATATCCCGTGCTGGTGCCGAACGAGCAAGGCTATCGACTGGCACGCGCAGCCGGCGCTACCGAGGTGTCGGTATTCACCGCTGCATCTGAAGCCTTCAACCGCGCCAACATCAACGCGACCATCGCCGAATCGCTGGTGCGTTTCCAGCCGGTGCTGGAACACGCCAAGTCCGAAGGCGTAAAAATTCGCGGGTATGTTTCCACCGCACTCGGCTGTCCTTATCAGGGCGACGTGCCGGTAGCCGATGTCGTACGTGTGGCCAAGAGCCTCTACGACATGGGCTGCTATGAAATCTCGCTGGGCGACACCATCGGTGTCGGCACGCCCATGAAAGCACGCGCCATGCTGCACGCCGTGGCGCAGGAAGTCCCCATGCACGCGTTGGCCGTGCACTTCCACGACACCTACGGCCAGGCGCTGGCAAACATCATGGCCTGCCTGGACGAAGGTGTGCGTGTCGTCGACAGTGCCGTGTCCGGCACGGGCGGCTGCCCTTACGCCAAAGGCGCCACCGGCAACGTCGCCAGTGAGGATGTGGTGTACATGCTGCACGGCATCGGCATGCAGACTGGCATCGACCTGGACCTGCTGGTCGCCACCGGCGCCTGGCTTTCTGCACAGCTCAATAAACCTACCGCCAGCCGCGTGACCAAGGCGCGTACCGCCGCCTGA
- a CDS encoding acetyl/propionyl/methylcrotonyl-CoA carboxylase subunit alpha, with protein MFERVLIANRGEIACRVIRTCRRLGIHTIAIYSEADKDAQHVRLADEAWPIGGPRPADSYLRGDAILEVAKKSGAQAIHPGYGFLSENTGFARACTDAGIAFIGPRPESIDAMGSKAAAKALMEKHQVPLVPGYHGENQDTDFLAEQARKTGFPLMIKAAAGGGGKGMRIVHAEKEFVDALASAQREAASSFGDTRVILERYVEHPRHIEFQVFGDSHGHVIHLNERECSAQRRYQKVLEETPSPFLTPERRKAMGEAAVAAAKAVNYVGAGTVEFIVGQDGTFFFMEMNTRLQVEHPVTEETLGLDLVEWQLRIAEGEALPLRQDQIQAHGHAIEVRLYAEDPDQNFLPGSGKLRTLKLPTPSRHVRLDGGVIEGDTVTIFYDPMIAKLIVYDADRAQALQRLREALTECEITGPKSNIAFLERLVRHPVVIEGRIDTGYLDRHLSEFLTGDAAPSDHVLFAAATAALLHDEGTVVSDALRSVDPYSPWSRADAWRIGHAGKRIVALSLREQRYEIEAHGHEGSYQLQHGESRCEVQGARHRDGVLSARFDGQGVRLPICADQERVSLHDVNGQRHAFVRTAAFAWESKEGAGGNQIIAPMPGRIVLVKAQAGDNVEEGQELLVMEAMKMELALKAPRAGTIELVSAAQGEFVEADTVLVRFKP; from the coding sequence ATGTTCGAGCGCGTACTGATTGCCAACCGCGGCGAAATCGCCTGCCGCGTCATTCGCACCTGCCGCCGGCTGGGTATCCACACCATTGCGATCTATTCCGAGGCCGATAAGGACGCACAACACGTACGCCTGGCCGACGAAGCGTGGCCGATCGGCGGCCCGCGTCCGGCAGATTCTTATCTGCGCGGCGATGCGATTCTTGAGGTCGCAAAAAAATCCGGTGCACAGGCGATCCACCCTGGCTACGGTTTTCTTTCCGAAAACACTGGCTTCGCACGTGCCTGCACCGACGCCGGCATTGCCTTTATCGGCCCGCGCCCGGAAAGCATCGACGCGATGGGTTCCAAGGCAGCCGCCAAGGCTTTGATGGAAAAGCATCAGGTGCCGCTGGTACCGGGTTACCACGGCGAGAATCAGGACACCGACTTCCTTGCCGAACAGGCACGCAAAACCGGCTTTCCGCTGATGATCAAGGCGGCAGCTGGCGGCGGTGGCAAAGGCATGCGCATCGTGCATGCCGAAAAGGAATTCGTGGATGCGCTAGCGTCCGCGCAACGCGAAGCGGCCAGTTCGTTCGGCGATACGCGGGTGATCCTGGAGCGCTACGTCGAACATCCGCGCCATATCGAATTCCAGGTATTCGGCGACAGTCACGGCCATGTGATCCATCTGAACGAACGCGAGTGTTCGGCGCAGCGCCGTTATCAGAAGGTGCTGGAAGAAACGCCCTCCCCGTTCCTTACGCCTGAACGCCGCAAGGCCATGGGCGAAGCTGCCGTTGCAGCCGCCAAGGCGGTGAACTACGTCGGCGCCGGCACGGTGGAATTCATCGTCGGGCAGGACGGCACGTTCTTCTTCATGGAAATGAACACCCGTCTGCAGGTGGAACATCCAGTAACAGAAGAGACGCTGGGCCTGGATCTGGTCGAGTGGCAATTGCGCATCGCCGAGGGTGAAGCACTGCCGTTGCGCCAGGATCAAATCCAGGCACACGGACACGCCATCGAAGTGCGCCTGTATGCCGAAGATCCCGACCAAAACTTCCTGCCGGGCTCGGGCAAGCTGCGCACGCTGAAACTGCCCACGCCGTCACGTCACGTGCGCTTGGACGGCGGCGTGATCGAAGGCGACACCGTAACGATTTTTTACGATCCAATGATTGCCAAGCTGATCGTGTACGACGCCGATCGCGCCCAAGCCCTGCAGCGGCTGCGCGAAGCGCTGACGGAATGCGAGATCACCGGACCGAAATCCAACATCGCGTTCCTGGAACGGCTGGTGCGCCATCCGGTGGTGATCGAAGGCCGTATCGATACCGGTTATCTGGATCGTCACCTTAGCGAATTTCTTACCGGCGATGCCGCACCCTCGGATCATGTCCTGTTTGCTGCCGCCACTGCTGCCCTGCTCCATGACGAAGGAACGGTCGTCAGCGATGCGCTGCGCAGCGTTGATCCGTACTCGCCCTGGTCGCGCGCCGATGCCTGGCGCATCGGTCACGCCGGCAAGCGCATCGTTGCGCTTTCCTTGCGTGAGCAGCGTTACGAAATCGAAGCACACGGTCATGAAGGCAGCTACCAGTTGCAGCACGGTGAATCCCGTTGCGAGGTGCAGGGCGCGCGTCACCGCGATGGCGTTCTCAGTGCCCGCTTCGATGGCCAGGGTGTTCGACTGCCGATTTGTGCGGATCAGGAGCGCGTCTCGCTGCACGATGTCAACGGACAGCGCCATGCATTCGTTCGTACCGCTGCGTTCGCCTGGGAATCGAAGGAAGGCGCCGGCGGCAACCAGATCATCGCGCCCATGCCTGGACGTATCGTGCTGGTCAAGGCGCAGGCGGGCGACAACGTCGAAGAAGGTCAGGAGCTGCTGGTGATGGAAGCGATGAAAATGGAGCTGGCCTTGAAGGCGCCACGCGCAGGCACCATTGAATTGGTGAGTGCAGCGCAGGGCGAGTTCGTGGAAGCTGATACCGTGCTCGTTCGTTTCAAGCCTTGA